A stretch of Vibrio maritimus DNA encodes these proteins:
- the hscB gene encoding co-chaperone HscB: MNHFELFGLPVQFQLDGSLLSSQFRELQKRFHPDNFATASERDRLLAVQKAAQINDAYEVLKKPISRAEYLLAENGVDIRAEQQTLQDPLFLMEQMELREELEDLASSSDPESELFDFEAKVSKMFKVQLSELEDQLSQAEWPVAADSVRKLKFIAKLQSEIEQLEDKLLG, encoded by the coding sequence ATGAACCATTTCGAATTATTTGGGCTACCTGTTCAGTTTCAGTTGGACGGTAGCCTTCTTTCTTCTCAGTTCCGAGAACTGCAAAAACGCTTTCACCCAGACAACTTTGCCACTGCCTCTGAGCGCGACCGCTTACTTGCAGTGCAAAAGGCAGCGCAAATCAATGATGCCTACGAAGTGCTGAAAAAGCCTATCTCTCGCGCCGAATACTTATTGGCCGAAAACGGTGTCGATATTCGCGCGGAGCAGCAAACATTGCAAGATCCACTGTTCCTAATGGAGCAGATGGAACTTCGAGAAGAATTGGAAGATCTCGCGTCTTCAAGTGACCCTGAATCAGAACTTTTTGACTTTGAAGCTAAGGTCAGCAAAATGTTCAAGGTACAGCTATCAGAATTAGAAGATCAGCTTTCGCAAGCCGAATGGCCAGTCGCTGCTGATAGCGTTAGAAAACTAAAATTTATCGCCAAGTTGCAAAGTGAAATAGAACAGCTAGAAGATAAGCTGCTTGGTTAA
- the iscA gene encoding iron-sulfur cluster assembly protein IscA, which translates to MAISMTDAAASRVKTFLDNRGKGIGLRLGVKTTGCSGMAYVLEFVDELDDGDSVFEHSGVKVIIDAKSLVYLDGTELDYVKEGLNEGFEFNNPNAKGECGCGESFNV; encoded by the coding sequence ATGGCCATCTCAATGACAGACGCAGCAGCGAGCCGAGTTAAGACATTTTTAGATAATCGCGGCAAAGGTATTGGATTACGCCTAGGTGTAAAGACCACAGGTTGCTCTGGCATGGCTTACGTTCTTGAGTTCGTTGATGAACTGGATGATGGCGATTCAGTGTTTGAGCACTCAGGCGTGAAAGTGATCATCGATGCTAAGAGCTTGGTTTATCTCGATGGCACAGAGCTCGATTATGTAAAAGAAGGCTTGAACGAAGGTTTTGAGTTCAACAACCCGAATGCGAAAGGCGAGTGTGGTTGTGGTGAAAGCTTTAATGTTTAA
- the iscU gene encoding Fe-S cluster assembly scaffold IscU: protein MAYSEKVIDHYENPRNVGSFDKNDPAVGSGMVGAPACGDVMKLQIKVTPEGIIEDAKFKTYGCGSAIASSSLVTEWVKGKSIDEAAAIKNSEIAEELELPPVKVHCSILAEDAIKAAVADYKKKHD from the coding sequence ATGGCGTATAGTGAAAAAGTAATTGACCACTATGAGAACCCACGCAACGTAGGTTCATTTGATAAGAATGATCCGGCTGTGGGTAGTGGTATGGTTGGTGCACCAGCTTGTGGTGACGTAATGAAACTTCAGATCAAGGTGACACCAGAAGGTATCATCGAAGATGCTAAGTTTAAGACCTACGGCTGTGGTTCAGCGATCGCATCAAGCTCACTGGTTACAGAGTGGGTGAAAGGCAAGTCTATCGACGAAGCTGCAGCGATCAAGAACTCTGAAATTGCAGAAGAGCTAGAGTTGCCACCAGTGAAAGTTCACTGCTCAATTCTTGCTGAAGACGCAATCAAAGCAGCGGTTGCAGACTACAAGAAGAAGCACGACTAA
- a CDS encoding IscS subfamily cysteine desulfurase, with amino-acid sequence MKLPIYLDYSATCPVDPRVAEKMVQYMTMDGTFGNPASRSHRFGWQAEEAVDNAREQIADLLNADPREIVFTSGATESDNLAIKGAAHFYSKKGKHIITVKTEHKAVLDPCRQLEREGFEVTYLEPESNGIVDLAKLEAAMREDTVLVSIMHVNNEIGVVQDITAIGELCRNKKIVFHVDAAQSAGKLPIDVQEMKVDLISLSAHKAYGPKGIGALYVRRKPRIRLEAQMHGGGHERGFRSGTLPTHQIVGMGEAFAVAKQDMQKDYDHAKALRDRLLNGVKDLEAVTVNGDLEQRVPHNLNVSFAFVEGESLLMSLKDLAVSSGSACTSASLEPSYVLRALGLNDELAHSSVRFSFGRFTTEEDIDFAIEQIRTAVNKLRDMSPLWDMYKEGIDLDTVEWAHH; translated from the coding sequence ATGAAACTGCCTATTTATCTAGACTACTCTGCCACTTGCCCTGTCGATCCAAGGGTTGCAGAAAAAATGGTTCAATACATGACAATGGACGGTACCTTCGGTAACCCAGCGTCACGTTCTCACCGTTTTGGCTGGCAAGCAGAAGAAGCAGTAGACAACGCTCGTGAGCAGATCGCTGACTTGCTAAACGCTGACCCTCGTGAAATTGTGTTCACGTCGGGCGCGACTGAGTCTGACAACCTTGCGATTAAGGGTGCAGCGCACTTCTACAGCAAGAAAGGTAAGCACATCATCACGGTTAAGACAGAGCACAAAGCGGTTCTTGACCCATGTCGTCAGCTTGAGCGCGAAGGCTTTGAAGTGACCTACCTTGAGCCAGAGTCAAACGGTATTGTTGACCTTGCTAAACTAGAAGCGGCAATGCGTGAAGACACAGTGCTTGTGTCAATCATGCACGTGAACAACGAAATTGGTGTTGTTCAAGACATTACAGCTATTGGCGAGCTTTGCCGTAACAAGAAGATTGTATTCCACGTAGATGCGGCGCAATCTGCAGGCAAACTGCCTATCGACGTTCAAGAAATGAAAGTCGACCTGATTTCACTGTCTGCTCACAAAGCCTACGGCCCGAAAGGTATCGGTGCGCTTTACGTACGTCGTAAGCCACGTATCCGTCTAGAAGCGCAAATGCACGGCGGCGGTCATGAGCGTGGTTTCCGCTCTGGCACACTGCCAACTCACCAAATTGTGGGTATGGGCGAAGCCTTTGCTGTTGCTAAGCAAGACATGCAGAAAGACTACGACCACGCAAAAGCATTGCGTGACCGTCTACTGAACGGCGTTAAAGATCTTGAAGCCGTGACAGTGAATGGTGACCTGGAGCAGCGTGTTCCACACAACCTAAACGTAAGCTTTGCGTTTGTTGAAGGTGAGTCGCTACTGATGTCGCTAAAAGATCTCGCAGTATCTTCAGGTTCTGCATGTACATCAGCAAGTCTCGAGCCTTCATACGTGCTGCGTGCACTTGGCCTAAATGATGAGCTTGCACACAGTTCGGTTCGCTTCTCATTTGGTCGTTTCACCACTGAAGAAGACATCGACTTTGCGATTGAGCAGATCAGAACAGCAGTAAACAAATTACGTGACATGTCTCCTCTATGGGATATGTATAAAGAAGGGATTGACCTAGACACGGTTGAGTGGGCACACCACTAA
- the iscR gene encoding Fe-S cluster assembly transcriptional regulator IscR, whose amino-acid sequence MRLTSKGRYAVTAMLDVALHSQQSPVPLADISERQGISLSYLEQLFSKLRKAGLVASVRGPGGGYRLGAEANEISIGTVIAAVDESVDATKCAGKGDCQGGTRCLTHTLWRDLSSRISDFLNNITLGELMVDNEVLEISDRQDVDLAVNHGFSRKSTSTAPIGINVRS is encoded by the coding sequence ATGAGACTTACATCAAAAGGAAGATATGCAGTAACAGCGATGCTTGATGTCGCACTGCACTCACAGCAAAGCCCAGTACCTCTAGCTGACATCTCTGAACGTCAAGGTATCTCTTTGTCTTATTTAGAACAACTGTTCTCTAAACTGCGTAAAGCAGGTTTAGTAGCGAGTGTTCGTGGTCCAGGTGGTGGTTACCGCTTAGGCGCAGAAGCCAATGAGATTTCCATCGGTACTGTCATCGCTGCAGTTGATGAGTCCGTTGATGCAACAAAATGCGCTGGCAAAGGAGATTGCCAAGGTGGTACACGTTGCCTCACACATACACTGTGGAGAGATTTAAGCTCTCGAATCAGTGACTTCCTAAACAACATCACTCTCGGTGAGTTGATGGTAGATAACGAAGTATTAGAAATTTCAGACCGACAAGACGTAGATCTCGCGGTAAATCATGGGTTCTCAAGAAAAAGTACAAGCACCGCACCCATCGGAATCAATGTTCGCTCGTAG